Proteins from a genomic interval of Thamnophis elegans isolate rThaEle1 chromosome 2, rThaEle1.pri, whole genome shotgun sequence:
- the ANKRD33 gene encoding photoreceptor ankyrin repeat protein, which produces MNNDDNGRDPNKSPTLSKSNQELDFEDKEDERQENDSDSWSLFSDDSVFPDYEGAPSDREEHQAVTLYWCCAKNNAKLLQDKLDSGVTREEAMELDINGKNGLLVACFRGFKDIVILLSKCSYIDVNHQDNDGNTALMVAAQAGHITIVNYLLNYYPGVDIEMQDDRGLTALMKAAIGGKNDCIAALLMAGADVAAVDPVKGKTAEEWAALTGCFEAIMRIRILLQRPCAQQFSNKYLPEWPQLPELVAQATATKSRAKRLTDHICSMFTIRFPQDPETDGVMDHMVRMTTSLASPFMTTACQTLCPDDPPEVGKQRHSVPEILNRYVPDPDAKSVNSRSCSSSQFRTQTLIPYQSLSPIAKFLSLPLRFNSAIPKIKVSRSSPQSTPAENKPPKVKNKNALQIPKWRYKEVKEEKKKAQEAAGNKKKPDKTKGKDE; this is translated from the exons ATGAATAATGACGACAATGGAAGAGACCCAAACAAATCACCCACCCTAAGCAAATCCAATCAAGAACTAGACTTTGAGGATAAAGAGGACGAAAGGCAGGAGAACGATTCAGATAGTTGGAGCCTCTTCTCTGATGACTCCGTCTTCCCGGACTATGAAGGTGCTCCATCTGACAGGGAGGAGCACCAAGCGGTCACATTGTACTGGTGCTGTGCCAAGAACAATGCAAAGCTATTGCAGGATAAACTTGACAGTGGGGTGACCAGGGAAGAAGCCATGGAGTTGGATATCAACGGAAAG AATGGCCTCCTGGTAGCATGTTTTCGGGGTTTCAAAGATATTGTCATTCTTCTCAGTAAATGCTCCTACATAGATGTCAACCACCAGGATAACGATGGAAACACAGCACTTATGGTGGCAGCCCAAGCAG GACACATTACTATTGTGAACTATCTTCTGAATTACTATCCAGGAGTAGACATTGAGATGCAGGATGACAGAGGCCTGACTGCACTCATGAAAGCTGCAATAGGAGGGAAGAATGATTGCATTGCAGCCTTGCTCATGGCAG GAGCTGATGTTGCTGCTGTGGACCCCGTGAAAGGAAAGACCGCAGAGGAGTGGGCAGCCCTGACTGGATGCTTTGAAGCTATCATGCGGATCAGAATCCTTTTGCAACGCCCCTGTGCCCAGCAATTCTCTAACAAGTACTTGCCTGAGTGGCCCCAACTGCCTGAACTGGTGGCCCAAGCGACAGCTACCAAATCCAGAGCCAAGCGTCTGACTGATCACATTTGCTCCATGTTTACCATCCGTTTCCCGCAAGACCCCGAGACGGATGGGGTGATGGATCACATGGTGCGCATGACCACCTCCTTGGCCAGCCCATTCATGACCACAGCTTGTCAAACGCTCTGTCCTGACGACCCACCGGAAGTAGGCAAGCAGAGACACTCAGTGCCAGAAATTCTCAACCGATATGTACCTGATCCCGATGCCAAATCAGTAAACAGCAGATCGTGCAGCAGTAGCCAGTTCAGGACCCAAACCCTGATACCGTATCAATCCCTTAGTCCCATTGCGAAGTTTCTGTCCCTTCCTCTGCGATTCAACAGCGCCATTCCAAAAATTAAGGTCAGCAGGTCTTCTCCCCAGTCAACTCCGGCAGAGAACAAACCACCCAAGGTTAAAAACAAGAATGCACTGCAGATCCCGAAATGGCGATACAAGGAggtgaaagaggagaagaagaaagctcAGGAAGCAGCAGGGAACAAGAAGAAGCCAGACAAGACTAAAGGAAAAGATGAATAG